From the genome of Psychroserpens ponticola, one region includes:
- a CDS encoding LytR/AlgR family response regulator transcription factor, whose product MKLKSIIVEDEETSREILKNYLKKYCPNVEVLGEAGNVDEALVLIRNYDLDLVFLDVEMPYGNAFDLLDKVGDVDFETIFVTAYNHYAIEALNAHASYYLMKPISIDELIKAVDYVSKIKMKEDALQDQVLVPKANTVIGKITIPQQDGFEVIETANIMYCKADDNYTEIHLNNNKKKLVSKTLKYFEEALHGNGFARVHKSYLVNVNEVTKYLKGKGGSVVLSNGKQIMVSASKKADFLSYFK is encoded by the coding sequence ATGAAATTGAAATCTATAATAGTAGAAGACGAAGAGACAAGTAGAGAAATTTTAAAAAATTATCTCAAAAAATATTGCCCAAATGTTGAAGTTTTAGGTGAAGCAGGAAATGTAGATGAAGCTTTAGTATTGATTAGAAATTATGATTTAGATTTGGTATTTCTGGATGTTGAAATGCCTTACGGAAACGCTTTTGACTTATTAGATAAAGTTGGAGACGTCGATTTTGAAACCATATTTGTAACGGCTTATAATCACTATGCTATTGAGGCATTAAACGCTCATGCATCGTATTATTTAATGAAGCCAATTTCTATTGATGAGTTAATAAAAGCAGTAGATTATGTTTCAAAAATTAAAATGAAAGAAGACGCTTTACAAGATCAAGTTCTCGTTCCAAAGGCAAATACTGTCATTGGTAAAATAACAATTCCACAGCAAGACGGATTTGAAGTCATAGAAACTGCAAATATTATGTATTGTAAAGCGGACGATAACTACACAGAAATTCACTTAAATAACAACAAGAAGAAACTAGTTAGTAAAACTTTGAAATATTTTGAAGAGGCACTTCATGGAAATGGTTTTGCAAGGGTTCATAAAAGTTATTTAGTTAATGTCAATGAAGTCACTAAATATCTAAAGGGAAAAGGAGGAAGCGTAGTTTTGAGTAACGGAAAACAAATCATGGTCTCAGCTTCAAAAAAAGCTGATTTCTTATCATATTTTAAATAG
- a CDS encoding gamma carbonic anhydrase family protein, translated as MPIIKPVKGIHPQIPDDCYIAENATIVGEVTMGSQCSIWFNAVVRGDVHFIKMGNKVNVQDGAVIHATYEKSPTTIGNNVSIGHNAIVHGCTIHDNVLVGMGSIIMDDCVVESNCIIAAGAVVTANTRVESGSIYAGVPAKKIKDISQELISSEINRIASNYITYSSWFK; from the coding sequence ATGCCAATTATAAAACCAGTAAAAGGAATTCATCCGCAAATACCAGATGATTGTTACATTGCAGAAAACGCAACCATTGTAGGAGAAGTGACTATGGGAAGTCAGTGTAGTATTTGGTTTAATGCTGTTGTTAGAGGTGATGTCCATTTTATTAAAATGGGAAATAAGGTGAATGTACAAGATGGTGCAGTGATTCATGCAACGTATGAGAAATCACCAACAACTATTGGTAACAATGTCTCAATTGGTCATAATGCGATTGTGCATGGTTGTACAATTCATGACAATGTACTTGTAGGAATGGGAAGCATTATTATGGACGATTGCGTTGTTGAAAGTAATTGTATCATTGCTGCAGGTGCTGTTGTTACAGCAAATACAAGAGTTGAATCTGGAAGTATTTACGCTGGTGTTCCTGCTAAAAAGATAAAAGATATTAGCCAAGAGCTAATTTCTAGTGAAATCAATAGAATAGCGAGCAACTACATAACGTATTCGAGTTGGTTTAAGTAG
- the murI gene encoding glutamate racemase has product MNTKAIGIFDSGIGGTSIFKEIHALLPNENSIYLADSKHAPYGNKSKQEIIELSKKNTEYLLSKNCKLIVVACNTATTNAISYLRSTYDVPFIGIEPAIKPAALNTKTKAIGILATKGTLSSDLFHKTTDLYSNGIKVIEQIGEGIVPLIEDGKATSKEMKALLDLHLQPMIDANIDYLVLGCTHYPYLMPLLLELLPKHVKIIDSGLAVAIQTKSILDQYQLLNSISKTPENRFYTNTNTVVLNDILDGNFKVEYLDF; this is encoded by the coding sequence ATGAACACAAAAGCAATAGGCATATTTGACTCAGGTATTGGTGGCACATCAATTTTTAAAGAAATTCATGCCCTATTACCAAATGAAAACTCAATTTATCTTGCAGATAGCAAGCATGCACCTTATGGCAATAAGAGTAAACAAGAGATTATAGAACTCAGTAAAAAAAACACGGAGTATCTATTATCAAAAAATTGCAAACTAATTGTGGTGGCTTGTAATACAGCAACAACAAATGCTATATCTTATTTACGTTCAACTTATGATGTTCCATTTATTGGTATAGAGCCTGCAATAAAGCCAGCAGCTCTTAATACCAAAACCAAAGCCATTGGAATTTTAGCTACAAAAGGAACTTTATCGAGTGACTTATTTCATAAAACAACTGATTTGTATAGTAATGGTATTAAAGTTATTGAACAAATTGGCGAAGGAATTGTTCCCTTAATTGAAGACGGAAAAGCAACATCCAAAGAGATGAAAGCGTTACTTGATTTGCATTTGCAGCCTATGATTGATGCAAATATTGATTACTTAGTTTTAGGTTGCACACACTATCCTTACTTAATGCCTTTACTTCTAGAACTCCTTCCGAAGCATGTTAAAATAATCGATTCGGGATTAGCAGTTGCCATACAAACCAAATCGATACTAGATCAATACCAACTATTAAATTCAATCAGTAAAACACCTGAAAACAGGTTTTACACCAATACCAATACTGTGGTTTTAAATGACATTCTTGATGGGAATTTCAAAGTAGAATACTTAGATTTTTAA
- a CDS encoding OmpH family outer membrane protein: protein MKQFKTLLFACLLFVGATSFSTAQSKIAHINTTQLVEAMPEMKTAQAEIERLTKTYEAEIKTMATELQNKVKQYQAEVDTKTEEENLSRSQEVQTMEQSIRQYQGQAQQDLQKKEADLLKPIFEKAKAAIDKVAKAQGFQYVLDSTQGSGVLVADGKDLLVDVKTELGF from the coding sequence ATGAAACAATTTAAAACCCTTTTATTTGCATGCTTACTTTTTGTTGGAGCAACAAGCTTTTCAACAGCACAATCTAAAATTGCACATATTAACACAACGCAGTTGGTAGAGGCTATGCCAGAGATGAAAACTGCTCAAGCTGAAATTGAAAGGTTAACAAAAACCTATGAAGCTGAAATCAAGACAATGGCTACAGAACTTCAAAATAAAGTAAAACAATATCAAGCAGAAGTTGACACAAAAACTGAAGAAGAAAACTTAAGTCGATCACAAGAAGTTCAAACTATGGAACAAAGTATTCGTCAGTATCAAGGGCAAGCTCAACAAGACTTACAGAAAAAAGAAGCAGATTTATTAAAGCCTATTTTTGAAAAAGCAAAAGCTGCTATTGATAAAGTTGCAAAAGCGCAAGGTTTCCAATATGTATTAGATTCTACACAAGGAAGTGGCGTTTTAGTTGCAGACGGTAAAGATTTATTAGTAGATGTGAAGACAGAATTAGGTTTCTAA
- a CDS encoding OmpH family outer membrane protein, with the protein MKYKVLFLVTVLSLMSFVSNAQRGVRIGYIDTEYILQNIPEYQQATMQLEQKVQQWKTEIEQRLNATDQKKKQLENESVLLTKELYEERLEDIVYEEAETLDYQQKRFGPSGDLMIQKQQLMQPIQDQIFSAVQEIAGNKKYDFIFDKSADVVMLYSAERFDISELVIRSITRSSKRTQAKSRSERKEAGKEDVVPVINEELDERQKALEEKKSAREAAIAEKQEAQLKRRDSLKNASADRRQKILDDRAKAKAERDSINGSKRTQAKDTSSVKKDGTKAEARNAGDSSEKTPAQIAAEEKRQQKLRDREARQKALDEKRKKILEDRKKAKEERDAQKKSKDSIPNEDN; encoded by the coding sequence ATGAAGTATAAAGTTCTTTTTTTAGTGACAGTATTAAGTCTAATGAGCTTTGTTTCTAATGCGCAACGTGGTGTTAGAATTGGTTATATAGATACAGAGTATATTTTACAAAATATACCTGAATACCAACAAGCAACAATGCAATTAGAACAAAAAGTTCAGCAATGGAAGACAGAAATTGAGCAGCGTTTAAATGCTACAGACCAAAAGAAAAAGCAGTTAGAAAATGAAAGTGTGCTTTTAACTAAGGAATTGTATGAAGAGCGTTTAGAAGATATCGTTTATGAAGAAGCTGAAACGTTAGACTATCAACAAAAGCGTTTTGGTCCAAGTGGAGATTTAATGATTCAGAAGCAACAGTTGATGCAACCAATACAAGATCAAATTTTTTCTGCAGTTCAAGAAATTGCTGGCAATAAAAAATATGATTTCATATTTGATAAATCTGCTGACGTAGTGATGTTATATTCTGCTGAGCGATTTGATATAAGCGAATTGGTTATAAGAAGCATCACAAGATCTTCTAAACGTACACAAGCTAAATCTCGTTCTGAACGTAAAGAAGCAGGAAAAGAAGATGTAGTTCCAGTAATTAATGAAGAACTTGATGAACGTCAAAAAGCATTAGAAGAAAAAAAATCGGCACGTGAAGCTGCAATAGCAGAAAAACAAGAAGCGCAACTTAAAAGAAGAGATTCATTAAAAAATGCCTCTGCAGATCGTCGACAAAAAATTCTTGATGATAGAGCTAAAGCTAAAGCAGAACGTGATAGTATTAATGGCTCAAAACGAACTCAAGCTAAAGATACATCTTCAGTAAAAAAAGATGGTACTAAAGCTGAAGCAAGAAATGCTGGAGATAGTTCTGAAAAAACACCTGCGCAAATAGCTGCAGAGGAAAAGAGACAACAAAAATTAAGAGACAGAGAGGCTAGACAAAAAGCGCTCGATGAAAAAAGAAAAAAAATATTAGAGGACAGGAAAAAAGCAAAAGAAGAACGAGACGCTCAGAAAAAAAGCAAAGATTCTATTCCTAATGAAGATAACTAA
- a CDS encoding BamA/OMP85 family outer membrane protein — translation MEKLVNNLANNLLLKTYIKQLFTILILIISSVVVAQQTSFNNGKSYILEEVTVTGNTNFSETTIVSFSGLRKGQEIIIPGEQISNALKKLWASKLFSSIDIYLIKTEGNKAFLEINLADLPELNTLEIQGIKKKKKEDVIKDNNLTKGVKVTENLTTTTRNYLTNKYKKDGYLNTKVTVNTTEVTNDSIAKSRVNMLVYIDKGEKVKIDKITFNGNEKISSKKLRKAMKNTKKKNFLRVFKRSKYIEENYKEDLVSIIDKYKENGYRDARIISDSIIYKDKKNISLNITLEEGEQYKFGKITFVGNSVYTDEQLQTILRIKEGETYNGVELRKRIADDTKPDALDLTNLYQNNGYLFSSINPVEISAEGNVIDMEIRISEGKPAYFNNVSVTGNDRTNDHVIYRELRTKPGQLYSKANVIRTIRELGQLGFFDAQLLTPDFKNMNPNEGTVDLEYTVVERGSSQIELQGGYGGGGFIGTLGLSFNNFSIKDIFKKEAYKPVPMGDGQTLALRLQASQFFQTYSFSFSEPWLGGKRPVQLSTSLSHTRQFLYDPTTGGANKDKRFNITGISVGIAKRLKVPDDYFTLSQSVSFQHYNLKNYNTGLFTFGDGYSNNLSYTIGLSRNNLFTDPIYPEGGSSFSISAKMSLPYSLFNNVDYEALKEERDALDPTDADDLIRLGEIDQERYNWLEFYKVKFKGDWYTRIVKKLVVKSGLEFGFLGAYNSDRGVIPFERFFLGGDGLGNYSLDGREVIQLRGYPNQSLSSQDGGTIYNKFSLELRYPITLGAQAKIYGLMFAEGGASFDNFRDYNPFDLNRSAGFGLRIFMPAFGLLGIDFGHGFDAISGTTLKNGWETHFIIGQQF, via the coding sequence TTGGAAAAACTAGTGAACAACTTAGCTAATAATTTACTTTTGAAAACTTACATAAAGCAACTATTTACGATACTAATCCTCATTATTTCAAGCGTAGTTGTAGCACAACAAACTAGCTTCAATAATGGAAAAAGTTACATCTTAGAAGAAGTAACCGTTACTGGTAACACCAATTTTAGCGAAACAACAATTGTATCTTTCTCAGGATTACGTAAAGGTCAAGAAATTATCATTCCTGGAGAACAAATAAGTAATGCCTTAAAGAAACTTTGGGCAAGTAAATTATTTAGTAGTATTGATATTTATCTCATTAAAACGGAAGGTAACAAGGCATTTCTAGAAATTAATCTTGCTGACTTACCAGAACTTAATACTTTAGAAATACAGGGTATTAAAAAGAAGAAAAAAGAAGATGTCATTAAAGATAACAATCTTACGAAAGGTGTTAAAGTCACAGAAAATTTAACGACTACAACTCGTAACTACCTTACCAATAAATACAAAAAAGATGGATACCTTAATACAAAGGTGACTGTAAACACGACTGAAGTCACGAATGATTCAATTGCTAAAAGTCGTGTAAACATGCTTGTCTATATCGATAAAGGAGAGAAAGTAAAGATTGATAAAATCACATTTAATGGTAACGAAAAAATTTCTAGCAAAAAGCTTAGAAAAGCCATGAAAAACACTAAGAAAAAGAACTTTTTACGTGTTTTTAAACGTTCAAAATATATTGAAGAAAACTACAAAGAAGATCTTGTTAGCATCATTGATAAATATAAAGAAAATGGTTACAGAGATGCTAGAATTATTTCAGACTCAATTATTTATAAAGACAAGAAAAACATAAGTCTTAATATAACCTTAGAAGAAGGGGAACAATATAAATTTGGAAAAATCACTTTTGTAGGAAATAGTGTTTATACTGACGAACAATTACAAACCATATTACGAATTAAAGAAGGGGAAACTTATAATGGAGTAGAATTACGTAAGCGTATAGCAGACGATACTAAGCCAGATGCATTAGATTTAACTAATCTCTATCAAAATAACGGCTATTTATTTTCTAGTATTAATCCGGTTGAAATTAGTGCGGAAGGAAATGTTATTGATATGGAAATTCGTATTTCTGAAGGAAAACCAGCGTATTTCAATAATGTTTCTGTTACTGGTAATGATCGAACAAATGACCATGTAATCTATAGAGAATTAAGAACTAAACCTGGTCAATTATACAGTAAAGCTAATGTCATTAGAACGATTAGAGAACTCGGACAGTTAGGCTTTTTTGATGCTCAGCTTTTAACTCCAGATTTTAAAAACATGAATCCAAATGAAGGAACAGTAGACTTAGAATATACTGTTGTTGAAAGAGGTTCAAGCCAAATAGAATTACAAGGTGGTTATGGTGGAGGTGGTTTTATTGGTACACTTGGTTTATCATTTAACAATTTTTCGATTAAAGATATATTCAAAAAAGAAGCCTATAAGCCTGTTCCAATGGGAGATGGTCAAACTTTAGCATTACGTTTGCAAGCCTCGCAATTCTTTCAAACCTATAGTTTTTCTTTTTCTGAGCCTTGGTTAGGTGGAAAACGCCCTGTACAATTATCAACGTCTTTATCGCATACAAGACAGTTTCTTTATGATCCTACAACGGGAGGTGCTAATAAAGACAAGCGATTTAATATTACAGGTATTTCTGTTGGAATTGCAAAACGTTTAAAAGTACCAGATGATTATTTCACATTATCACAATCGGTTAGTTTTCAACATTACAACTTAAAAAACTATAATACTGGTTTATTTACTTTTGGTGATGGCTATTCAAATAACTTATCTTACACCATTGGTTTAAGTAGAAATAACTTATTTACAGATCCAATATATCCAGAAGGTGGTTCAAGCTTTTCTATAAGTGCAAAAATGTCTTTACCTTATTCATTATTTAATAACGTAGATTATGAAGCCTTAAAAGAAGAGCGTGATGCATTAGACCCAACTGATGCCGATGATCTAATAAGACTTGGTGAAATAGACCAAGAACGATACAATTGGTTAGAATTTTACAAAGTGAAATTTAAAGGAGATTGGTATACACGTATTGTAAAGAAATTAGTAGTTAAGTCTGGTTTAGAATTTGGTTTCCTTGGCGCATATAATAGTGATAGAGGAGTTATTCCTTTTGAACGTTTCTTTCTTGGAGGTGATGGTTTAGGAAACTATTCATTAGATGGCAGAGAAGTAATTCAACTTCGTGGTTATCCAAATCAATCATTATCTTCTCAAGATGGTGGTACCATTTATAATAAATTCTCATTAGAATTAAGATACCCAATTACTCTTGGAGCGCAAGCTAAAATTTATGGATTGATGTTCGCTGAAGGAGGTGCTTCTTTTGATAACTTTAGAGACTATAACCCATTTGACCTTAATCGTTCTGCAGGTTTTGGACTTAGAATATTCATGCCTGCATTTGGTTTATTAGGTATCGATTTCGGTCATGGATTTGATGCTATTTCTGGAACAACGCTTAAAAATGGATGGGAAACTCACTTCATTATTGGACAACAATTTTAA
- a CDS encoding isoprenyl transferase produces the protein MSLKDQILKDKLPKHVAIIMDGNGRWAKQKGMLRAIGHENGTKSVRDVVEASAEIGIKNLTLYAFSTENWNRPKLEVKTLMKLLVKSLKKEIKTLQDNNIKLSAIGNLNDLPKKAHTELLEVIDKTKSNTHMTLTLALSYGSREELINAIKEISMNVKNNIISAESIDESIINKHLYTQNLPNVDLLIRTSGEHRISNFLLWQIAYAELYFTDILWPDFTKQDLYKALINYQNRERRFGKTSEQLS, from the coding sequence ATGAGTCTAAAAGATCAAATATTAAAAGATAAATTACCAAAGCATGTTGCAATAATCATGGATGGTAATGGTCGTTGGGCTAAACAAAAAGGAATGCTAAGAGCTATTGGTCACGAAAATGGAACCAAATCTGTTAGAGATGTAGTTGAAGCTTCTGCTGAAATTGGAATTAAAAACTTAACCTTATATGCGTTCTCAACTGAAAACTGGAATCGCCCAAAACTAGAAGTTAAGACCTTAATGAAGCTTTTAGTAAAATCACTAAAAAAAGAAATAAAAACATTACAAGATAATAATATCAAACTTTCTGCTATTGGAAATCTTAATGATTTACCTAAAAAGGCACATACAGAATTATTAGAAGTTATCGATAAAACCAAAAGCAATACTCATATGACATTAACTCTTGCTCTAAGCTATGGTTCTAGAGAAGAATTGATTAATGCTATTAAAGAGATATCGATGAACGTTAAAAATAATATAATTTCTGCGGAAAGTATTGACGAATCAATTATAAATAAGCATCTTTACACGCAAAATTTACCAAACGTAGATTTGCTAATTAGGACTAGTGGTGAACATAGAATAAGTAACTTTTTGCTTTGGCAAATTGCTTATGCCGAATTATATTTTACAGATATCTTATGGCCAGATTTCACAAAACAAGACCTATATAAAGCTTTGATTAATTATCAAAACAGAGAACGAAGATTTGGAAAAACTAGTGAACAACTTAGCTAA
- the porG gene encoding type IX secretion system protein PorG, with the protein MRYLILFLLSVFFAQTSHSQIYEVGVYAGGSNFIGDVGATNYIAPNAAALGLILKWNRSPRHSWRVSLIYADLQANDNDSDDPRRKARTYEFDSNLLEISAGMEFTFWEFDLHSSDFKLTPYLYSGITAANHDNFFFDQNGEITSENTSSWAFGIPMVLGLKSNITNQIILGFEIGARYTFSDEIDGSVPDAEFRKEAFSFGNTNSNDWYVFTGFTLTYTFGQRPCFCNF; encoded by the coding sequence ATGAGATATTTAATCTTATTTTTATTGAGTGTGTTTTTCGCCCAAACTAGTCATTCTCAAATATATGAAGTTGGCGTGTATGCTGGTGGAAGTAATTTTATTGGAGATGTAGGTGCTACAAATTATATTGCGCCTAATGCAGCTGCTCTGGGATTGATATTAAAATGGAATCGAAGCCCAAGACATTCTTGGAGAGTTTCATTAATATATGCTGATTTACAAGCAAATGACAATGATTCAGATGATCCAAGACGAAAAGCTAGAACATATGAATTTGATAGTAATCTATTAGAAATTTCAGCAGGTATGGAATTTACATTTTGGGAATTTGACCTACATTCCTCAGATTTTAAATTAACACCATATTTGTATTCTGGGATTACTGCAGCAAATCATGATAATTTCTTTTTTGACCAAAACGGGGAAATTACAAGTGAAAACACAAGTAGTTGGGCATTTGGAATTCCAATGGTTTTAGGTCTTAAATCAAATATTACCAATCAAATCATTTTAGGGTTTGAAATTGGCGCAAGATATACATTTTCAGATGAGATAGATGGAAGTGTTCCTGATGCGGAATTTAGAAAAGAAGCCTTTAGCTTCGGAAACACTAACAGTAATGACTGGTATGTATTTACAGGATTTACATTAACATATACATTTGGGCAAAGACCTTGTTTTTGCAATTTTTAA
- a CDS encoding NAD kinase — MKIAIYGQYYHNSTHESIEALLDALSLKNVTVFIENDFFNIIKHESNQPSKLDEFETFESLDDSYSLLISIGGDGTILRAITYVRDLSIPIVGINTGRLGFLATIQTNQIKSAVDDIINGNYKISERTLLCVETQPSNNELKKTNFALNEIAVSRKNTTSMITVETHLNSEYLTSYWADGLIISTPTGSTGYSLSCGGPVITPETDSFVLTPIAPHNLNARPLVIPDDTEIQLKVDGREEHYLISLDSRIATLHNSTTVTIKKADFEIKMVELLQESFIDTLRKKMLWGEDKRN, encoded by the coding sequence ATGAAAATTGCTATCTACGGACAATATTATCACAATAGCACTCATGAAAGTATTGAAGCACTTTTAGATGCTTTATCGCTAAAAAATGTTACTGTGTTTATTGAAAATGATTTTTTCAATATCATAAAACATGAAAGCAATCAACCTTCAAAATTAGATGAATTTGAAACCTTTGAATCTTTAGACGACTCCTATTCACTATTAATTAGTATTGGTGGTGATGGTACAATTTTAAGAGCCATAACATATGTAAGAGATTTATCAATACCAATTGTTGGCATTAATACTGGCAGACTTGGATTTTTAGCAACCATACAAACCAATCAAATTAAATCTGCTGTTGACGATATTATAAATGGAAATTATAAAATTTCAGAGCGCACACTTTTATGCGTTGAAACACAGCCAAGCAATAATGAATTAAAAAAAACCAATTTTGCACTGAATGAAATTGCTGTAAGTCGAAAAAACACAACGTCGATGATTACAGTAGAAACCCATTTGAATTCAGAATACCTTACCTCGTATTGGGCAGACGGGCTTATTATTTCTACACCAACAGGTTCAACTGGATATTCTTTAAGTTGCGGTGGACCAGTAATCACGCCAGAAACAGACAGTTTTGTGCTTACACCTATTGCACCACATAATCTTAATGCAAGACCACTTGTAATTCCTGATGATACCGAAATACAACTCAAAGTAGATGGACGTGAAGAGCATTATTTAATTTCTCTCGATTCTAGAATTGCAACATTACACAATTCAACAACAGTCACAATTAAAAAAGCAGATTTCGAAATAAAAATGGTTGAACTTTTACAAGAAAGCTTTATTGATACATTAAGAAAAAAGATGCTTTGGGGAGAAGACAAGCGAAATTAA
- a CDS encoding CBS domain-containing protein produces the protein MPLQEYIINDIKPLSINDKVSDLQLLFNELTYSHIPIEKNGTYLGCVSETDAHCFEGQKTIAECNYAIEGFFVRTNTNWLDVLETFAQNSCNIMPVLSDKNNYLGYFELNDIIGLFNQTPFFSEPGGILIVEKGLVDYSFSEVSQIVESNDAKILGAFVSKLESDVVQITLKIGNAGLNDVIQTFRRYSYNIVSGHEEDNYVENLKDRSEYLRKYLDI, from the coding sequence ATGCCTTTACAAGAATACATTATAAATGATATCAAACCGTTAAGCATTAATGACAAGGTTAGTGACTTGCAATTGTTATTTAACGAACTTACATATTCTCATATTCCTATTGAAAAAAACGGCACTTATTTAGGCTGTGTTTCTGAAACTGACGCACATTGTTTTGAAGGCCAAAAGACGATTGCTGAATGTAATTATGCCATTGAAGGTTTTTTTGTAAGAACAAACACTAATTGGCTAGATGTGCTAGAGACTTTTGCTCAAAACTCATGTAATATCATGCCTGTTTTAAGTGATAAGAATAATTATTTGGGTTATTTTGAACTTAACGACATTATAGGATTATTCAATCAGACACCATTCTTTTCTGAACCTGGTGGCATACTAATTGTTGAAAAGGGATTGGTTGATTATTCTTTTAGTGAAGTCAGTCAGATCGTAGAATCTAATGACGCAAAAATATTAGGTGCTTTTGTATCTAAATTAGAAAGCGATGTGGTTCAAATTACTTTAAAAATTGGTAATGCAGGACTAAATGATGTAATTCAAACATTTAGAAGATACAGTTACAATATAGTATCTGGACATGAAGAAGACAACTATGTTGAAAACTTAAAAGATCGTTCAGAATACTTAAGAAAATACCTCGACATATAA
- a CDS encoding pyridoxine 5'-phosphate synthase, translating to MTKLSVNINKIATLRNSRGGNTPNVVQFAKDVQRFGAEGVTVHPRPDERHIKYQDTRDLKSEVYTEFNVEGNPIQSFMDLVLEVKPTQVTLVPDAVDALTSNAGWDTITHKSFLTEVISEFKSNGIRTSIFVDPELQMIEGAKATGTDRIELYTESFAHQYGLGDMKAIEPFTSAAELSNEIGLGVNAGHDLSLDNIKFFKDHIPGLLEVSIGHALVSESLYLGVENVVQMYLQKLK from the coding sequence ATGACTAAGTTAAGTGTAAACATTAATAAGATTGCTACTTTGCGAAATTCACGTGGTGGCAACACGCCTAATGTTGTGCAATTTGCAAAAGATGTTCAGCGTTTTGGTGCTGAAGGGGTAACAGTTCATCCAAGACCAGACGAACGTCATATTAAATATCAAGATACTCGAGATTTAAAATCAGAAGTTTATACTGAATTTAATGTAGAAGGGAATCCGATACAATCTTTTATGGATTTAGTTCTAGAAGTGAAGCCAACTCAGGTAACGCTTGTTCCAGATGCTGTTGATGCATTAACGTCTAATGCAGGTTGGGATACGATTACACATAAAAGTTTTTTAACTGAAGTCATTTCAGAATTTAAATCTAATGGAATTCGTACGTCAATATTTGTAGATCCAGAACTGCAAATGATTGAAGGAGCAAAAGCTACTGGAACAGATAGAATTGAGCTTTATACCGAAAGTTTCGCTCATCAATATGGTTTAGGCGATATGAAAGCAATTGAGCCTTTTACAAGCGCAGCAGAATTATCTAATGAAATTGGATTAGGTGTGAATGCTGGGCATGATTTGTCTTTAGATAATATTAAATTTTTTAAAGATCATATTCCAGGATTGTTAGAAGTTTCTATTGGTCATGCATTAGTGTCAGAAAGCCTTTACTTAGGTGTTGAAAATGTAGTGCAAATGTATCTTCAAAAGTTAAAGTAA
- a CDS encoding alpha/beta fold hydrolase, translated as MKLHSKILGEGQPFVILHGFLGMSDNWKTLGTKFSESGFQVHLVDQRNHGRSFHDDAFDYEVLAEDLKQYCNEHLLENIIILGHSMGGKTAMLFATLYPELVSKLLVADISPRFYPIHHDSILNGLNALDFSKIKSRGEADKVLSQYVSEIGTRMFLLKNLYWIEKGQLALRINLDVLKENVSEVGEALPMHSKFEKPTLFLRGDKSEYVMSSDEVLIKQHFPLAEIATISNAGHWLHAENPKDFYEAVINFITFSR; from the coding sequence ATGAAACTACACTCAAAAATCTTAGGCGAAGGTCAGCCCTTTGTCATTCTTCATGGATTTCTTGGTATGAGCGACAACTGGAAAACTTTAGGGACTAAATTTAGTGAATCTGGTTTTCAAGTGCATCTTGTTGATCAACGAAATCATGGACGAAGTTTTCATGATGACGCATTTGATTATGAGGTTTTAGCTGAAGATTTGAAACAGTATTGTAATGAGCATCTATTAGAAAATATTATTATTTTAGGACATTCTATGGGAGGAAAGACAGCCATGTTATTTGCTACCTTATACCCAGAATTAGTATCTAAATTATTGGTGGCAGATATTAGTCCGCGTTTTTATCCAATACATCACGATTCAATTTTAAACGGTTTAAACGCATTAGATTTTTCTAAAATTAAAAGTCGAGGTGAAGCCGATAAAGTCTTATCTCAATATGTTTCAGAAATAGGGACTCGGATGTTTCTATTAAAGAATTTATATTGGATTGAAAAAGGACAATTGGCTTTGCGTATTAATCTAGACGTTCTAAAAGAAAATGTGTCAGAAGTAGGTGAAGCATTGCCTATGCATTCAAAATTTGAAAAACCGACATTATTTCTTCGAGGCGATAAAAGCGAATATGTTATGTCAAGTGATGAGGTTCTAATCAAACAACATTTTCCACTAGCAGAAATTGCAACCATTAGTAATGCTGGTCATTGGCTTCATGCTGAAAACCCAAAAGATTTCTATGAAGCTGTGATAAATTTCATTACATTTAGTAGATAA